The following are from one region of the bacterium genome:
- the nadB gene encoding L-aspartate oxidase, protein METDVLIIGSGVAGFMTALKVARFADVTLVTKRSADDTSTSKAQGGIATVMDDADRFEYHIRDTLTAGADLCHEDVVETIIKNGPRALRELIDLGAHFDLSAKGTLDLGREGGHSHRRIVHAKDMTGREIQRVIHAAADRNERIRVLENHMALNLVTLGTLANRLPDDPATDRCLGCYIHNAVTGEIFPLLARTVVLATGGAGKAYLYTSNPDVVSGAGISLAYRIGADIANMEFVQFHPTCLYHPAAKSFLISEAVRGEGAVLRTLDGNAFMGAYHEMKDLAPRDIVARAIDSELKKRGDDHALLDITHKPAREIIDRFPNIYQQCLEYGFDMTKEPLPVVPAAHYLCGGVRTDLDGKTAVPGLYACGETACTGLHGANRLASNSLLEALVMADRIACSMEAEWDSLAHPTALDIPAWDPGDAVDSDENVVISHNWDEIRRTMWNYVGIVRTDRRLERALHRIELLKREVEEYYWNFRITRDLIELRNLVYVALLTVRCAMARKESRGLHYTLDYPERDEAYRKDTVINRRQYIKRP, encoded by the coding sequence GGGCGGTATCGCCACCGTCATGGACGACGCGGACCGGTTCGAATACCACATCCGGGACACCCTCACCGCGGGAGCCGACCTCTGCCACGAGGACGTGGTGGAAACGATCATCAAGAACGGCCCGAGGGCCCTGAGGGAACTCATCGACCTGGGCGCTCATTTCGACCTGTCTGCCAAAGGTACACTTGACCTTGGACGGGAGGGCGGACACAGCCATCGGCGCATCGTCCACGCGAAGGACATGACCGGGCGCGAGATCCAGCGGGTCATCCATGCCGCAGCCGACCGCAACGAACGGATCCGGGTCCTCGAAAACCACATGGCTCTGAACCTCGTGACCCTGGGCACCCTGGCCAACCGCCTGCCCGACGACCCGGCCACCGACCGGTGCCTGGGATGCTACATCCACAACGCGGTCACCGGTGAGATCTTTCCTCTCCTTGCAAGAACTGTTGTCCTGGCAACCGGCGGCGCCGGGAAAGCATACCTTTATACAAGCAACCCCGACGTCGTCTCCGGAGCGGGGATTTCCCTGGCCTATCGCATCGGGGCCGACATCGCCAACATGGAGTTCGTCCAGTTCCATCCCACCTGCCTTTATCACCCGGCGGCCAAATCGTTCCTCATCAGCGAAGCGGTCCGGGGCGAGGGGGCCGTGCTCAGGACCCTCGACGGAAACGCCTTCATGGGAGCCTATCACGAGATGAAGGACCTCGCACCAAGGGACATCGTGGCGAGGGCCATCGACAGCGAACTGAAAAAACGGGGCGACGACCACGCCCTGCTGGACATCACCCACAAGCCGGCCCGTGAGATCATCGACCGGTTTCCCAACATCTACCAGCAATGCCTCGAATACGGATTCGACATGACGAAAGAACCCCTCCCCGTGGTCCCGGCGGCCCATTACCTTTGCGGAGGGGTCCGGACCGACCTGGACGGGAAAACCGCGGTCCCAGGGCTTTACGCCTGCGGGGAAACGGCGTGCACGGGACTTCACGGCGCCAACCGCCTGGCCAGCAACTCCCTTCTCGAAGCCCTCGTCATGGCCGACAGGATCGCCTGCTCCATGGAGGCCGAATGGGATTCCCTCGCTCACCCCACGGCCTTGGACATTCCTGCCTGGGACCCGGGTGATGCCGTGGACTCCGACGAGAACGTTGTCATCTCCCACAACTGGGACGAGATCAGGCGCACCATGTGGAACTACGTGGGGATCGTTCGTACCGACCGGCGCCTTGAAAGGGCCCTTCACCGCATCGAGCTGTTGAAGCGGGAGGTGGAGGAGTACTACTGGAACTTCCGCATCACCAGGGATCTCATCGAACTGAGGAACCTTGTCTACGTCGCGCTCCTCACGGTGCGCTGCGCCATGGCCCGCAAGGAGAGCCGCGGCCTCCACTACACCCTGGACTACCCGGAAAGGGACGAGGCGTACCGGAAGGACACGGTGATCAACCGAAGGCAGTATATTAAAAGGCCGTGA